In Anaerolineales bacterium, the following proteins share a genomic window:
- a CDS encoding FHA domain-containing protein: MTTSGSFKLTLVNAQSSAPPKEFELVRSEYVIGRDDGVDIVIATPAVSRRHARVMLEGDGYIIEDLGSSNGTFVNGDRLIGRRKLQHGDEVRLGQAITLRYSTPVEEEAAEAGKTAMRPPTPMPSAPSHVMQTTIGDEPVIPVKAGPRQLIVTIAGENPKNYPLTRSTYTLGRLEDNDIAIPSPIVSGHHARIEQASEGGYKLTILPEAKNPVFFEGRQLEGSRELRHSDVLRIGGQDPGVMVTLAYDAPAEASQQLERDIVFGEKNLIQIGRDPSNDVVLPSPNISRFHAQVQKVGQRYRIEDLRSSNGVFVNGEKVDGSLWLKPNDTVRIGQYRFVLGTDQLAQFDDSKGLKVDVVGLNKWVRKDLNILQNISVAFKPREFIVVVGQSGGGKSTFVDAVAGYRPATPPSKVFVNDTDIYTHFDSIRNEIGFVPQKDIIHMELTVYQALDYAAQLRMPADTSKEERHKRVMEVLADLDLTHRKDVQISGLSGGQQKRVSIGVELLTKPGLFFLDEPTSGLDPGTETALMQLMRRLADQGRTIILITHATKNVMLADKVIFLARGGYLAWFGPPDEALAYFDKHRSERDRRAGKIEFDEIYAILDDQSKGKAPEWAQRYRESKAYQEYVVKPLAGKLSPEGAPTVQDAGRKPQPAAKVNARKVSSLKQFFVLSARNIKILTRDKFALGLMLATAPLVSLLDVVLSAVMGRDPFSFQDGDIARVMITLFLMTIYGVMVGGISQMREIVKEADIYRRERLVNLKILPYVMSKIWVAALLAFYQAAAYTIVHYLAFKMPGGALEFAQIYITMTLATLAGMMLGLFASALAPNASSAPLMVIILMLPQIVLGGALIPVPGFITSFTSTRWAFEALMSITGPGSDVARDVCWKLPSDVQNAMTIEDKLAQGCLCMGVNMLKEESCNHPGLGKFKIAAIDEPLPVEPPPLPPEPVRPVEPENQSDNIAMAEFFAKLQAYEAEINAYKLQVEQYQKDRVSYETKRAELQVAVAPAEGVVRNFYSNFPFMYVDKQDTVAYYGKVGFTWVVQGFICLVLFVAILYLQKRKDVI; this comes from the coding sequence GTGACCACATCAGGCAGTTTCAAGTTGACTTTAGTCAACGCCCAAAGCAGCGCCCCTCCCAAAGAATTTGAATTAGTCCGCTCGGAGTACGTGATCGGCCGCGACGACGGCGTGGACATCGTCATCGCCACGCCAGCGGTCTCGCGCCGCCACGCGCGCGTGATGCTGGAAGGCGATGGATACATCATCGAAGACCTCGGCTCCAGCAACGGCACATTCGTCAACGGCGACCGGTTGATCGGGCGGCGCAAACTCCAACACGGCGACGAAGTTCGGCTTGGGCAGGCGATCACGCTGAGATATTCCACGCCCGTCGAAGAGGAAGCCGCAGAAGCGGGGAAAACCGCCATGCGCCCACCCACGCCGATGCCTTCCGCGCCCTCGCATGTGATGCAGACCACCATCGGGGATGAACCGGTCATCCCGGTCAAAGCTGGTCCGCGGCAGTTGATCGTCACCATCGCTGGTGAAAACCCCAAAAATTATCCGTTGACGCGTTCAACCTATACCCTCGGACGCCTCGAAGACAACGACATCGCCATCCCTTCGCCCATCGTTTCGGGTCACCATGCGCGCATCGAACAGGCAAGCGAAGGCGGATACAAGCTGACTATCCTGCCGGAGGCGAAGAACCCGGTTTTCTTCGAGGGACGCCAACTCGAAGGTTCGCGCGAGCTACGTCACAGCGACGTATTGCGCATCGGCGGACAAGATCCCGGCGTGATGGTCACGCTCGCTTACGACGCGCCAGCGGAAGCCTCGCAGCAACTGGAACGCGACATCGTCTTCGGCGAGAAGAACCTGATCCAGATCGGACGCGACCCCAGCAACGACGTTGTGCTGCCCTCGCCGAACATCTCGCGCTTCCACGCGCAAGTGCAAAAAGTCGGTCAACGCTATCGTATCGAAGACCTGCGGAGTTCCAACGGCGTGTTCGTCAACGGCGAAAAAGTGGACGGTTCGCTCTGGCTGAAACCGAACGACACGGTGCGCATCGGGCAATATCGCTTCGTTCTAGGCACAGATCAACTCGCCCAGTTCGACGACAGCAAGGGGCTGAAAGTAGATGTGGTTGGGTTGAACAAATGGGTGCGAAAAGACCTGAATATTCTGCAAAATATTTCGGTGGCATTCAAGCCGCGCGAATTCATCGTCGTGGTCGGGCAAAGCGGCGGAGGTAAATCCACGTTCGTGGACGCGGTGGCGGGCTATCGTCCTGCCACGCCGCCATCTAAAGTTTTCGTCAACGATACGGACATTTACACCCACTTCGACTCGATCCGCAACGAGATCGGCTTCGTGCCGCAAAAAGACATCATCCACATGGAGTTGACGGTCTATCAAGCGTTGGATTACGCGGCGCAGTTGCGTATGCCCGCAGACACCTCGAAGGAAGAACGCCACAAACGCGTGATGGAAGTGCTTGCGGACCTCGACCTCACCCATCGCAAGGATGTGCAGATCAGCGGCTTGAGCGGCGGACAACAAAAACGCGTCTCCATCGGGGTCGAACTGCTCACCAAACCCGGTCTTTTCTTCCTCGATGAGCCGACCTCCGGTCTCGACCCGGGCACCGAGACCGCGCTCATGCAACTCATGCGCCGTCTCGCTGATCAGGGGCGCACGATCATCCTCATCACACACGCCACGAAAAACGTGATGCTCGCCGATAAAGTGATCTTTCTCGCACGCGGCGGCTACCTCGCATGGTTCGGTCCACCGGATGAAGCGCTGGCATACTTCGATAAACACCGCTCCGAACGCGACCGCCGCGCCGGCAAGATCGAGTTCGACGAAATTTACGCCATCCTTGACGACCAAAGCAAAGGCAAAGCGCCGGAATGGGCACAGCGGTACCGCGAGAGCAAAGCGTATCAGGAGTATGTCGTCAAGCCGCTCGCCGGGAAACTCTCCCCCGAAGGCGCGCCGACGGTTCAAGATGCCGGGCGAAAGCCGCAACCTGCGGCGAAAGTCAACGCAAGGAAAGTTTCGTCGCTCAAACAATTCTTCGTGCTTTCGGCGCGGAACATCAAAATTCTCACGCGCGACAAATTCGCCCTCGGGCTGATGCTTGCGACCGCCCCGCTGGTGAGTCTGCTCGACGTGGTGTTATCCGCCGTCATGGGGCGCGATCCGTTCAGTTTCCAAGACGGCGATATCGCGCGGGTGATGATCACCTTGTTCCTCATGACCATCTACGGCGTGATGGTAGGCGGCATCTCGCAAATGCGCGAGATCGTCAAAGAAGCGGATATCTACCGACGGGAAAGACTCGTCAACTTGAAAATATTGCCCTACGTGATGTCGAAGATCTGGGTGGCGGCTCTGCTGGCTTTTTATCAGGCGGCAGCGTATACCATCGTACATTACCTGGCGTTCAAAATGCCCGGCGGCGCGCTGGAGTTCGCGCAGATCTACATCACGATGACGCTCGCCACGCTCGCCGGAATGATGCTGGGACTCTTCGCCTCCGCGCTCGCGCCGAACGCCAGTTCCGCGCCGCTGATGGTGATCATCCTCATGCTGCCGCAGATCGTGCTGGGCGGCGCGTTGATTCCCGTGCCGGGCTTCATCACCTCGTTCACCTCCACGCGCTGGGCGTTCGAGGCGTTGATGAGCATCACGGGACCCGGCTCGGATGTTGCCCGCGATGTATGCTGGAAACTTCCTTCGGATGTGCAGAACGCGATGACCATCGAAGATAAATTGGCGCAGGGCTGTCTGTGCATGGGCGTCAACATGCTCAAAGAAGAATCGTGCAATCATCCGGGGTTGGGCAAGTTCAAGATCGCGGCGATAGACGAACCTCTCCCGGTGGAACCTCCACCCCTGCCTCCCGAGCCTGTCCGTCCGGTCGAACCGGAAAACCAATCCGATAACATCGCCATGGCGGAGTTCTTCGCAAAATTACAGGCATACGAAGCGGAGATCAATGCCTACAAGTTGCAAGTCGAGCAATATCAAAAAGACCGCGTCTCTTACGAAACGAAACGCGCCGAACTGCAAGTGGCGGTCGCGCCGGCCGAGGGCGTGGTAAGAAATTTCTACAGCAACTTCCCGTTCATGTACGTGGACAAGCAAGACACGGTCGCGTATTATGGCAAGGTCGGCTTCACGTGGGTTGTGCAGGGCTTTATCTGCTTGGTCCTCTTCGTTGCCATTTTATATCTGCAAAAACGGAAAGATGTGATCTAA